From Actinomyces slackii, a single genomic window includes:
- a CDS encoding zinc-dependent metalloprotease — protein sequence MSEDPDPFDELEKTLASLFGPTMAAEAVGALRSAGVDPQTLAQMPGMGDISQLSPGQLLAMRAQFQQMFQASPAEPVNWSMGQDLALQRARSDGDPTVTAAEASTIRQSLQVADLWLDAATDVMPAPGEREAWSRSDWVERTLPVWKQVCAPVAEAVTSSLAAALEKQIREMPAELGREAQQMGALGSILRTMAGTAFGLQVGQAVGELAKEAVGATDTGLPLTREPGTALLPANVEAFADGLEIDHSEARMFLAVREAATARLYAHVPWLRGQVMGAVEAYAREIRIDTEAMESAVAQVDPHDPEALRAALEGGMFSPQETASQREALERLETLLALVEGWVEVVTAQAVAPHLPHAVALAEMIRRRRARGGPAEQVFARLIGLDFRPRRAREAAELWSHLGAEAGGAERDGFWSHPDVMPTAAELANPQDFLTMRRMAQDMDAQMDADLASLLDGTLGYADGVREEREESNEDDEGGASEDGPGPEEQAQG from the coding sequence ATGAGCGAGGACCCGGACCCCTTCGACGAGCTGGAGAAGACGCTGGCCTCCCTGTTCGGCCCCACGATGGCGGCCGAGGCCGTGGGAGCGCTGCGATCAGCCGGCGTCGACCCCCAGACCCTCGCCCAGATGCCCGGGATGGGGGACATCTCCCAGCTCAGCCCGGGTCAGCTGCTGGCCATGCGGGCCCAGTTCCAGCAGATGTTCCAGGCCTCCCCGGCCGAGCCGGTCAACTGGTCCATGGGCCAGGACCTCGCCCTGCAGCGGGCGCGCAGCGACGGCGACCCCACGGTGACCGCGGCCGAGGCCAGCACCATCCGCCAGAGCCTGCAGGTGGCCGACCTCTGGCTGGATGCGGCCACGGACGTCATGCCCGCCCCGGGGGAGCGGGAGGCCTGGAGCCGGTCGGACTGGGTGGAGCGGACCCTGCCGGTGTGGAAGCAGGTCTGCGCCCCTGTGGCCGAGGCCGTCACCTCCTCGCTGGCGGCCGCCCTGGAGAAGCAGATCCGGGAGATGCCCGCCGAGCTGGGCCGGGAGGCCCAGCAGATGGGAGCGCTCGGCTCGATCCTGCGAACCATGGCCGGAACCGCCTTCGGCCTGCAGGTCGGCCAGGCGGTGGGCGAGCTCGCCAAGGAGGCCGTGGGGGCCACCGACACCGGCCTTCCCCTGACCCGCGAGCCGGGCACGGCCCTGCTGCCGGCCAATGTGGAGGCCTTCGCCGATGGGCTGGAGATCGACCACTCCGAGGCTCGCATGTTCCTGGCGGTGCGAGAGGCCGCCACAGCCCGCCTCTACGCGCATGTCCCCTGGCTGCGCGGCCAGGTCATGGGCGCGGTCGAGGCCTATGCCCGCGAGATCCGCATCGACACCGAGGCCATGGAGTCGGCCGTCGCCCAGGTCGACCCCCACGATCCCGAGGCGCTGCGCGCAGCCCTGGAGGGCGGGATGTTCTCGCCCCAGGAGACGGCCTCCCAGCGCGAGGCCCTGGAGCGGCTCGAGACCCTCCTGGCCCTGGTCGAGGGCTGGGTGGAGGTCGTCACCGCGCAGGCCGTGGCCCCGCATCTGCCCCATGCGGTGGCCCTGGCGGAGATGATCCGACGGCGCCGAGCCAGGGGCGGGCCCGCCGAGCAGGTCTTCGCCCGCCTCATCGGATTGGACTTCCGGCCCCGTCGGGCCCGGGAGGCCGCCGAGCTGTGGTCCCACCTGGGCGCCGAGGCGGGCGGCGCCGAGCGCGACGGCTTCTGGAGCCACCCCGATGTCATGCCCACCGCCGCCGAGCTGGCCAATCCTCAGGACTTCCTCACCATGCGCCGCATGGCCCAGGACATGGACGCCCAGATGGATGCGGATCTGGCCTCCCTGCTCGATGGGACGCTCGGCTATGCCGACGGGGTGCGCGAGGAGCGCGAGGAATCCAACGAGGACGATGAGGGCGGAGCCAGTGAGGACGGACCCGGGCCGGAGGAGCAGGCACAGGGCTGA
- a CDS encoding UPF0182 family membrane protein, with translation MALTIIILVAVGLIIAAASQTWTEVLWYDQVGFARVIWTWWISVAVLFLVGFGVMFGVVLGAISRAYRAREIGIPGDESARNLEAYRTAIEPMRRRLTWGVPAVLAVLSSAWELAPKWQEVMLAMNSESFGIKDPQFGIDISFYVFILPVILTVLGYLSNVVVFSGLISVAVHYLYGGISLTRNPHFTKAARIDLTVFLTAYVLMQAASYWLGRYTALYASNPKFDGAGYTDVNAVIPSQAILAAIAVAVAVLFAASVRSSSWRLPITGVAVMIVSALLVGYAYPAVVQKFVVDPNAQRQEATYIQRNIDATLAAYGLDGIETTAYDAATTAEAGQLQSDAESTASIRLLDPGLVSPTFQQLQQNKQYYSFPNSLNVDRYTVDSASRDTVIAVRELNLGGLGDGQRTWVNEHTVYTHGYGVVTAYGNTVASGGYPSFWEGGIPSRGDLGEYEPRIYFGQASPSYSIVGGDDGGKPRELDYPDDESKTGQVNTTFAGNGGPSVSNPFNRLLYAVKFQQANILFSQEVRDGSQILYDRDPAQRVAKVAPWLTLDGNPYPAVVDDDDDPKTPKRVKWILDGYTTTNNYPYSQHESLDEAVNTANPQSSLLGAPEESNYVRNSVKAVVDAYDGSVTLYEWDDKDPILKAWSSVFPGSVTPMSEMSADLMAHMRYPEDLFNVQRTIMASYHVKDAAEFYSGGDFWKVPDDPTTSAEDVQAPYYLTLKMPGQDKASFSLSSVYIIGGNTNRNVLTGFLAVDSETATGKPGQRNPGYGKLRLLELPRSSNVSGPGQVQNIFDSNPEVSQTLNLLSQQGSEVIKGNLLTLPVGGGLLYVQPVYVQSSKGTQYPLLRKVLVSFGDSVGFADTLSGALDQVFGGDSGATTGEEAVDGDAAAANDTSQATDGSDPTAGGATAEPTPSPTAAQPSPSATASAPASDAGGSGDPQADLDTALSDAQTAIDDADKALQEGDWTAYGEAQQRLSDAIDRATKARERIQNGG, from the coding sequence CTGGCGCTGACGATCATCATCCTGGTCGCCGTCGGCCTCATCATCGCCGCGGCCTCTCAGACCTGGACGGAGGTGCTGTGGTACGACCAGGTCGGCTTCGCCCGGGTCATCTGGACGTGGTGGATCTCGGTCGCCGTGCTGTTCCTGGTGGGCTTCGGCGTGATGTTCGGCGTCGTGCTCGGCGCCATCTCCCGGGCCTATCGCGCCCGCGAGATCGGTATTCCCGGCGATGAGTCGGCCCGCAATCTGGAGGCCTACCGCACGGCGATCGAGCCGATGCGACGCCGGCTGACCTGGGGCGTTCCGGCGGTGCTGGCGGTGCTGAGCTCGGCCTGGGAGCTGGCCCCCAAGTGGCAGGAGGTGATGCTGGCGATGAACTCGGAGTCCTTCGGGATCAAGGACCCGCAGTTCGGCATCGATATCTCCTTCTACGTGTTCATCCTCCCGGTGATCCTCACCGTGCTGGGCTACCTGTCGAATGTGGTGGTCTTCTCCGGGCTCATCTCCGTGGCCGTCCACTACCTCTACGGCGGCATCTCCCTGACCCGCAACCCGCATTTCACCAAGGCCGCGCGCATCGACCTGACGGTGTTCCTCACGGCCTATGTGCTCATGCAGGCGGCCAGTTACTGGCTGGGGCGGTACACCGCCCTGTACGCCTCCAACCCGAAGTTCGACGGCGCCGGCTACACCGATGTCAATGCGGTGATCCCGTCCCAGGCGATCCTGGCGGCCATCGCCGTGGCCGTGGCCGTGCTCTTCGCGGCCTCGGTGCGCTCCAGCTCCTGGCGCCTGCCCATCACGGGGGTGGCGGTCATGATCGTCTCCGCCCTCCTGGTGGGCTACGCCTATCCGGCCGTGGTGCAGAAGTTCGTCGTCGACCCCAATGCCCAGCGCCAGGAGGCCACCTATATCCAGCGCAATATCGACGCGACCCTGGCGGCCTACGGCCTGGACGGCATCGAGACCACCGCCTATGACGCCGCCACCACCGCTGAGGCGGGCCAGCTCCAGTCCGATGCGGAATCCACGGCCTCCATCCGCCTGCTGGATCCCGGCCTCGTCTCGCCCACCTTCCAGCAGCTCCAGCAGAACAAGCAGTACTACTCCTTCCCCAACTCATTGAACGTGGACCGCTACACCGTGGACTCGGCCAGCCGTGACACGGTGATCGCGGTGCGCGAGCTCAATCTCGGTGGCCTGGGGGACGGGCAGCGCACCTGGGTCAATGAGCACACCGTGTACACCCACGGCTACGGCGTGGTCACCGCCTACGGCAACACCGTGGCCTCCGGCGGCTACCCCTCCTTCTGGGAGGGCGGGATCCCCTCGCGCGGCGACCTGGGCGAGTACGAGCCGCGGATCTACTTCGGCCAGGCCTCGCCGTCGTACTCCATTGTGGGCGGTGACGACGGCGGCAAGCCCCGCGAGCTGGACTACCCCGACGATGAGTCCAAGACCGGGCAGGTCAACACGACCTTCGCCGGCAATGGCGGGCCGAGTGTCTCCAACCCCTTCAACCGCCTCCTGTACGCGGTGAAGTTCCAGCAGGCCAACATCCTCTTCTCCCAGGAGGTGCGCGACGGCTCCCAGATCCTCTACGACCGCGACCCCGCCCAGCGGGTGGCGAAGGTGGCGCCGTGGCTGACCCTGGACGGCAACCCCTATCCTGCGGTTGTCGATGACGACGACGATCCCAAGACCCCCAAGCGGGTGAAGTGGATTCTGGATGGCTACACCACGACGAACAACTACCCCTACTCCCAGCACGAGTCGCTGGATGAGGCGGTCAATACCGCCAACCCGCAATCCTCTCTCCTGGGGGCGCCCGAGGAGTCCAACTACGTGCGCAACTCGGTCAAGGCCGTCGTCGACGCCTACGACGGATCGGTCACGCTCTACGAGTGGGATGACAAGGACCCGATCCTCAAGGCCTGGTCCTCGGTGTTCCCCGGCTCGGTGACGCCGATGAGCGAGATGAGCGCCGATCTCATGGCCCATATGCGCTACCCCGAGGACCTGTTCAACGTCCAGCGCACCATCATGGCCAGCTACCACGTCAAGGATGCCGCCGAGTTCTACTCCGGGGGCGACTTCTGGAAGGTGCCCGACGACCCGACCACCTCGGCGGAGGATGTCCAGGCGCCCTACTACCTGACCTTGAAGATGCCCGGACAGGACAAGGCGAGCTTCTCCCTGTCCAGCGTGTACATCATCGGAGGCAATACCAACAGGAACGTGCTCACCGGCTTCCTCGCGGTGGACTCCGAGACCGCCACGGGAAAGCCGGGCCAGCGCAATCCCGGCTACGGCAAGCTCAGACTCCTGGAGCTGCCGCGATCATCGAATGTCTCGGGGCCGGGTCAGGTGCAGAACATCTTCGACTCCAATCCTGAGGTCTCCCAGACCCTGAACCTGCTCTCGCAGCAGGGATCGGAGGTCATCAAGGGCAATCTGCTGACACTGCCGGTGGGTGGTGGACTGCTCTACGTCCAGCCGGTCTACGTCCAGTCCTCCAAGGGGACGCAGTACCCGCTGCTGCGCAAGGTGCTGGTGTCCTTCGGCGACAGCGTGGGCTTCGCCGACACGCTGTCCGGGGCGCTGGACCAGGTCTTCGGAGGGGACTCGGGGGCCACCACCGGTGAGGAGGCGGTCGATGGCGATGCGGCGGCCGCCAATGACACCAGTCAGGCCACCGACGGCTCCGATCCGACCGCGGGCGG
- a CDS encoding PPA1309 family protein, producing the protein MSHRLPPHDDPAAPRLAALARAVVDTEEHVAAGGWDAPARVFALVRTRAALEADPDLADLLDEDTVRAAAHDAELLTVVEQEDLPGGELEDLLAQLAWPHTVDGVALSVERIMLPPAAQEEAIALPDAHQRLAFLAEHPDRQDIRMVVGVLRSGEAWCALRSHSHDSPSDVYQGADLVPGLIEALASTLD; encoded by the coding sequence ATGAGCCACCGCCTGCCCCCGCATGATGACCCTGCGGCCCCGCGCCTGGCCGCCCTCGCCCGGGCGGTGGTGGACACCGAGGAGCATGTGGCCGCGGGCGGCTGGGACGCCCCGGCGAGGGTCTTCGCCCTGGTGCGCACTCGCGCGGCCCTGGAGGCGGACCCTGACCTGGCCGATCTCCTCGATGAGGACACCGTCCGCGCCGCCGCCCATGACGCCGAGCTGCTGACCGTCGTCGAGCAGGAAGATCTGCCCGGCGGCGAGCTCGAGGACCTCCTGGCCCAACTGGCCTGGCCGCATACGGTGGACGGGGTGGCGCTGAGCGTGGAGCGGATCATGCTGCCGCCCGCCGCCCAGGAGGAGGCCATCGCCCTTCCCGACGCCCACCAGCGGCTGGCCTTCCTCGCCGAGCACCCCGACCGCCAGGACATCCGCATGGTGGTGGGAGTCCTGCGCTCGGGCGAGGCCTGGTGCGCGCTGCGCTCGCACTCCCACGACTCCCCCTCGGATGTCTATCAGGGCGCTGACCTGGTCCCCGGCCTGATCGAGGCGCTGGCCTCCACTCTGGACTAG
- a CDS encoding YlbL family protein: MTEPDRNEPSPQPAASAEPSADEIAESAENAESTENADNAESAPTAPPRRPWWRRRRRLLVQLGALAVVVGLIVAAFTVPINQVVIQSPGPTWNVLADGSQEGSEDLLTIEGMETYPAKGELRMTTVTVAGCPGYPVHTADVIAAWFSSSKAILDREQVCPSNVTAEEIEATNQAAMTSSQDSAVVAALSEAGVENSMTLSVNGVSEEQTTSDLQPDDVLVALTPQGGERTAITSFAQLRELMTTIPAGTQVTLDILRDGKATTASLTTIERPEPADGQETQGQTGGSMLGVALHIEVNSDLTVSFTLSDVGGSSAGLMFALGIVDEITPGDMTGGKSIAGTGSIDFAGQVGPIGGIQQKMAGAANDGAKYFLAPVANCDEVVGHEPEGMEVYAVETIHEGTTAVKAIASGDTSGLSTCQQRLDEKG, translated from the coding sequence GTGACCGAGCCTGACCGCAACGAGCCGAGCCCGCAGCCCGCCGCCAGTGCCGAGCCGTCGGCCGATGAGATCGCCGAGAGCGCGGAGAACGCAGAGAGCACAGAGAACGCGGACAACGCCGAGAGCGCCCCGACAGCCCCGCCCAGGCGGCCGTGGTGGCGCAGGCGCCGTCGTCTCCTGGTGCAGCTGGGGGCCCTGGCGGTGGTGGTGGGGCTGATCGTGGCCGCCTTCACCGTCCCCATCAACCAGGTGGTCATCCAATCCCCCGGCCCCACCTGGAACGTGCTGGCCGACGGATCCCAGGAGGGCTCGGAGGACCTGCTGACCATTGAGGGCATGGAGACCTATCCGGCCAAGGGCGAGCTGCGGATGACGACGGTCACGGTCGCCGGCTGCCCCGGATACCCGGTTCACACCGCGGATGTCATCGCGGCCTGGTTCTCCTCCTCCAAGGCCATCCTGGACCGTGAGCAGGTCTGCCCCTCCAATGTCACGGCCGAGGAGATCGAGGCCACGAACCAGGCGGCCATGACCTCCTCCCAGGACTCCGCCGTGGTGGCGGCCCTCAGCGAGGCGGGGGTGGAGAACTCCATGACGCTGTCGGTCAACGGGGTCAGCGAGGAGCAGACCACCAGTGATCTCCAACCCGACGACGTCCTGGTGGCCCTGACGCCCCAGGGCGGCGAGCGCACGGCCATCACCTCATTCGCCCAGCTGCGCGAGCTGATGACCACCATCCCCGCGGGCACCCAAGTCACCCTCGACATCCTGCGCGACGGCAAGGCGACCACCGCCTCCCTGACCACCATCGAGCGCCCGGAGCCCGCGGACGGGCAGGAGACGCAGGGGCAGACCGGCGGATCGATGCTGGGCGTCGCCCTCCATATCGAGGTCAACTCCGATCTCACCGTCTCCTTCACCCTGTCCGACGTCGGGGGCTCAAGCGCCGGCCTCATGTTCGCCCTGGGGATCGTCGACGAGATCACGCCCGGGGACATGACCGGGGGCAAGTCCATCGCCGGGACGGGCTCCATCGACTTCGCCGGGCAGGTGGGGCCCATTGGGGGCATCCAGCAGAAGATGGCCGGGGCGGCCAACGACGGCGCCAAGTACTTCCTGGCCCCCGTGGCCAACTGTGACGAGGTCGTGGGCCATGAGCCCGAAGGCATGGAGGTCTACGCCGTCGAGACCATCCACGAGGGGACCACTGCGGTCAAGGCCATCGCCTCGGGCGACACCTCCGGGCTGTCGACCTGCCAGCAGCGCCTCGACGAGAAGGGCTGA